One region of Vitis vinifera cultivar Pinot Noir 40024 chromosome 1, ASM3070453v1 genomic DNA includes:
- the LOC100244124 gene encoding protein PLANT CADMIUM RESISTANCE 9 — MYPNNSINAPTSKSAVPVPVPVPAPAPAPNQVPEGQWSTGLWDCSEDPSNCFITCFCPCITLGRVAEIIDRGTPSCRVSGLIYYALGAVGCGWLFAGTYRSKLRAMFSLPEAPCGDLLVHCCCCVCALCQEYRELKNRGADPSIGWQANVEKWDGAGIKVPPIAAPGMAR, encoded by the exons ATGTATCCAAACAACTCCATTAATGCCCCCACTTCCAAATCGGCTGTGCCAGTGCCAGTGCCAGTGCCAGCGCCGGCTCCAGCTCCAAATCAGGTCCCAGAAGGACAGTGGTCTACAGGCCTCTGGGATTGTTCGGAAGATCCCTCTAACT GTTTCATCACCTGCTTCTGCCCATGCATCACACTGGGGCGGGTCGCGGAGATTATCGATAGAGGGACTCCAT CGTGCAGGGTGTCTGGCCTAATCTACTACGCGCTTGGCGCGGTTGGTTGTGGATGGCTCTTTGCTGGTACCTACAGGTCCAAATTGCGGGCAATGTTTTCACTGCCAGAGGCTCCATGTGGGGATTTGCTGGTTCATTGCTGCTGCTGTGTATGTGCTCTTTGTCAAGAGTACAGAGAACTCAAGAACCGAGGTGCTGATCCCTCAATAG GTTGGCAAGCCAATGTGGAAAAGTGGGATGGGGCTGGAATCAAGGTGCCCCCAATTGCTGCACCAGGCATGGCTCGTTGA